Proteins encoded together in one Juglans regia cultivar Chandler chromosome 9, Walnut 2.0, whole genome shotgun sequence window:
- the LOC108993291 gene encoding transcription factor bHLH123-like isoform X2: MADEFNTSGNWWNSSRTRFESGTSSSSALNSLGSFGWPNDLAEIKARTTMDSMSVSGSSVVFQDTQKLQGHESAGASDDPNLHMMGLGLSTQAMDWNQTLLSRGEKADSGFRSMLQETGNMGSSQVQWRERLFSGMSGSESSANEFKQLNRGFSLDQSPFSPQYSSGDSTVTCQGLPSSFQMDSALYGSPSAILQGLLGPDNQPHQQPSLENRPMSFPYPANYGLNSTELLPSWSKVPQFLRTTSPPKQTPSSHLHLSNNAPFWNASEAAMKDVRPSFFPSLQQQFPTPNFDEKPKNISEVRDSSTVGKKSGNEATSKRPRNETPSPLPAFKVRKEKMGDRITALQQLVSPFGKTDTASVLSEAIEYIKFLHEQVSVLSTPYMKSTGAPIHHQQDFDKLKDPEGPKQDLRSRGLCLVPVSSTFPVTHEATVDFWTPTFGGTFR; the protein is encoded by the exons ATGGCGGACGAGTTCAATACAAGTGGGAACTGGTGGAATTCTTCAAGAACCAGGTTCGAAAGCGGGACATCTTCGTCTTCGGCACTCAATAGCTTAGGGAGCTTTGGATGGCCAAATGATTTAGCGGAAATCAAAGCGAGGACTACCATGGATTCTATGTCGGTGTCGGGTAGCTCAGTGGTTTTCCAGGACACCCAGAAGCTGCAAGGACATGAGTCAGCTGGTGCCAGCGATGATCCCAACTTACATATGATGGGTTTAGGCCTTTCAACTCAGGCCATGGATTGGAACCAAACTTTACT TAGTCGTGGTGAAAAGGCGGACAGCGGTTTCCGTTCGATGCTTCAAGAAACTGGGAACATGGGATCTTCTCAAGTTCAGTGGAGGGAAAGACTGTTTTCTGGGATGAGTGGGAGCGAGTCCTCCGCCAACGAGTTTAAGCAACTTAATCGTGGCTTTTCTTTAGATCAATCCCCATTCAGTCCTCAATATAGTTCCGGGGATAGCACTGTGACATGCCAGGGCTTGCCTTCTAGTTTTCAGATGGATTCGGCGTTGTACGGAAGCCCTTCGGCCATACTGCAAGGTCTGTTGGGACCGGATAATCAGCCTCATCAACAGCCTTCACTCGAGAATAGGCCGATGAGTTTTCCATATCCGGCAAACTATGGCTTGAATTCTACTGAATTATTGCCTTCTTGGTCCAAGGTTCCTCAGTTTTTGAGAACAACTTCACCTCCGAAACAGACACCAAGCAGTCACTTGCATCTCTCGAACAACGCCCCGTTTTGGAATGCGTCGGAAGCGGCCATGAAGGACGTTCGGCCGAGCTTTTTCCCATCCCTGCAACAGCAGTTTCCCACTCCAAACTTTGATGAAAAGCCAAAG AACATATCCGAAGTTCGGGACTCATCCACAGTGGGGAAGAAAAGCGGCAACGAAGCTACATCTAAAAGGCCTCGTAATGAAACGCCATCGCCTTTACCAGCTTTTAAG GTGAGGAAAGAAAAGATGGGGGACAGAATCACTGCACTCCAACAATTGGTATCACCTTTCGGAAAG ACTGATACTGCCTCGGTGCTTTCTGAAGCCATTGAATACATCAAGTTCCTCCATGAACAAGTTAGT gtCTTAAGTACTCCTTACATGAAAAGTACTGGAGCTCCCATACATCATCAGCAG gattttgataaattaaagGATCCTGAAGGACCAAAACAAGATCTTAGAAGCCGAGGACTATGTTTGGTACCGGTTTCAAGTACATTCCCTGTCACTCACGAGGCCACGGTTGATTTCTGGACGCCAACATTCGGAGGAACTTTCAGATAG
- the LOC108993291 gene encoding transcription factor bHLH123-like isoform X1, which translates to MADEFNTSGNWWNSSRTRFESGTSSSSALNSLGSFGWPNDLAEIKARTTMDSMSVSGSSVVFQDTQKLQGHESAGASDDPNLHMMGLGLSTQAMDWNQTLLSSRGEKADSGFRSMLQETGNMGSSQVQWRERLFSGMSGSESSANEFKQLNRGFSLDQSPFSPQYSSGDSTVTCQGLPSSFQMDSALYGSPSAILQGLLGPDNQPHQQPSLENRPMSFPYPANYGLNSTELLPSWSKVPQFLRTTSPPKQTPSSHLHLSNNAPFWNASEAAMKDVRPSFFPSLQQQFPTPNFDEKPKNISEVRDSSTVGKKSGNEATSKRPRNETPSPLPAFKVRKEKMGDRITALQQLVSPFGKTDTASVLSEAIEYIKFLHEQVSVLSTPYMKSTGAPIHHQQDFDKLKDPEGPKQDLRSRGLCLVPVSSTFPVTHEATVDFWTPTFGGTFR; encoded by the exons ATGGCGGACGAGTTCAATACAAGTGGGAACTGGTGGAATTCTTCAAGAACCAGGTTCGAAAGCGGGACATCTTCGTCTTCGGCACTCAATAGCTTAGGGAGCTTTGGATGGCCAAATGATTTAGCGGAAATCAAAGCGAGGACTACCATGGATTCTATGTCGGTGTCGGGTAGCTCAGTGGTTTTCCAGGACACCCAGAAGCTGCAAGGACATGAGTCAGCTGGTGCCAGCGATGATCCCAACTTACATATGATGGGTTTAGGCCTTTCAACTCAGGCCATGGATTGGAACCAAACTTTACT TAGTAGTCGTGGTGAAAAGGCGGACAGCGGTTTCCGTTCGATGCTTCAAGAAACTGGGAACATGGGATCTTCTCAAGTTCAGTGGAGGGAAAGACTGTTTTCTGGGATGAGTGGGAGCGAGTCCTCCGCCAACGAGTTTAAGCAACTTAATCGTGGCTTTTCTTTAGATCAATCCCCATTCAGTCCTCAATATAGTTCCGGGGATAGCACTGTGACATGCCAGGGCTTGCCTTCTAGTTTTCAGATGGATTCGGCGTTGTACGGAAGCCCTTCGGCCATACTGCAAGGTCTGTTGGGACCGGATAATCAGCCTCATCAACAGCCTTCACTCGAGAATAGGCCGATGAGTTTTCCATATCCGGCAAACTATGGCTTGAATTCTACTGAATTATTGCCTTCTTGGTCCAAGGTTCCTCAGTTTTTGAGAACAACTTCACCTCCGAAACAGACACCAAGCAGTCACTTGCATCTCTCGAACAACGCCCCGTTTTGGAATGCGTCGGAAGCGGCCATGAAGGACGTTCGGCCGAGCTTTTTCCCATCCCTGCAACAGCAGTTTCCCACTCCAAACTTTGATGAAAAGCCAAAG AACATATCCGAAGTTCGGGACTCATCCACAGTGGGGAAGAAAAGCGGCAACGAAGCTACATCTAAAAGGCCTCGTAATGAAACGCCATCGCCTTTACCAGCTTTTAAG GTGAGGAAAGAAAAGATGGGGGACAGAATCACTGCACTCCAACAATTGGTATCACCTTTCGGAAAG ACTGATACTGCCTCGGTGCTTTCTGAAGCCATTGAATACATCAAGTTCCTCCATGAACAAGTTAGT gtCTTAAGTACTCCTTACATGAAAAGTACTGGAGCTCCCATACATCATCAGCAG gattttgataaattaaagGATCCTGAAGGACCAAAACAAGATCTTAGAAGCCGAGGACTATGTTTGGTACCGGTTTCAAGTACATTCCCTGTCACTCACGAGGCCACGGTTGATTTCTGGACGCCAACATTCGGAGGAACTTTCAGATAG
- the LOC108993317 gene encoding indole-3-acetic acid-amido synthetase GH3.6-like, producing the protein MPEAPNCSLKPTDHNLAEKNKKTLLFIEDITTNADEVQKRVLSEIVSRNANVEYLQRHGLKGHTDRETFKKVMPVIAYEDIQADVTRIANGDTSPILCSSPICEFLTSSGTSAGERKLMPTIEEDMERRSLFYSLLMPVMSQYVPGLDKGKGMYFLFIKSEAKTPGGLLARPVLTSYYKSSHFTERPYDPYTNYTSPNETIHCLDSYQSMYTQLLCGLCQNKEVLRVGAVFASGFIRAIRFLEKHWASLCKDIRTGTINAQISDPVVRGAVMKILKPDPKLADFIEVECGKDSWQGIITRLWPNTKYVDVIVTGTMSQYIPTLDYYSNGLPIVCTMYASSESYFGVNLNPLCKPSEVSYTLIPTLCYFEFLPVNRNINGVINSPSLPESLSEKEHDELVDLVDVKLGEEYELVVTTYSGLYRYRVGDVLRVAGFKNKAPQFSFLCRKNVVLSIDSDKTDEVELQNAVKIAVNHLMPFDATVAEYTSHADTTTIPGHYVLFWEVSLNGPTPIPSCVFEDCCLTMEESLNSVYRQGRVSDKSIGPLEIKIVEPGTFDKLMDYAISLGASINQYKTPRCVKFSPIVDLLNSRVVSNHFSPKCPKWVPGHKQWNNQD; encoded by the exons atGCCTGAGGCTCCAAACTGCTCATTGAAACCCACAGACCACAATCTTGcagagaagaacaagaagactCTTCTGTTCATTGAAGATATCACGACCAACGCTGACGAGGTTCAGAAGCGAGTTCTTTCTGAAATCGTCTCTCGCAATGCTAACGTAGAGTACTTGCAGAGGCACGGCCTCAAAGGTCACACTGATCGCGAGACCTTCAAGAAAGTCATGCCTGTGATTGCCTACGAGGATATCCAAGCGGATGTCACTCGTATCGCCAATGGCGACACTTCCCCAATCCTCTGCTCAAGCCCCATTTGTGAGTTCTTGACGAG CTCGGGCACTTCGGcaggagagagaaaattgatGCCCACAATTGAAGAGGACATGGAGAGGAGGTCACTGTTCTATAGCCTCTTGATGCCGGTGATGAGCCAATACGTTCCTGGCCTAGACAAAGGCAAAGGAATGTACTTTTTGTTCATAAAATCCGAGGCCAAGACACCTGGAGGCCTTCTGGCTCGCCCGGTACTCACTAGCTATTACAAAAGCTCCCACTTCACAGAAAGGCCATATGACCCTTACACAAACTATACCAGCCCAAACGAAACCATCCACTGCCTTGACTCCTACCAAAGCATGTATACACAACTACTTTGTGGCCTCTGCCAAAACAAGGAAGTCCTAAGGGTTGGCGCAGTTTTCGCCTCCGGCTTCATTCGCGCAATCCGGTTCCTCGAGAAGCATTGGGCTTCTCTTTGCAAGGATATTAGAACCGGAACCATCAACGCCCAAATTTCTGACCCCGTAGTCCGAGGGGCCGTCATGAAGATCCTCAAACCTGATCCCAAGCTTGCAGATTTCATTGAGGTAGAGTGCGGCAAAGATTCTTGGCAAGGAATCATAACTAGGTTGTGGCCAAACACCAAGTATGTGGATGTGATTGTAACTGGGACCATGTCACAGTACATTCCAACTCTTGATTACTATAGCAATGGCCTCCCCATTGTGTGCACCATGTACGCATCCTCTGAATCTTACTTCGGTGTCAACCTTAATCCTCTTTGCAAGCCTAGTGAAGTTTCATACACGCTCATTCCCACCCTGTGCTATTTCGAGTTTCTGCCTGTCAATAGAAACATTAATGGGGTCATTAACTCTCCCTCCCTGCCCGAATCTCTCAGTGAAAAAGAACACGACGAGCTGGTGGATCTAGTTGACGTCAAGCTTGGGGAAGAATATGAGCTTGTTGTTACAACTTATTCTG GACTCTATCGCTACAGAGTTGGAGATGTGCTTCGAGTGGCCGGATTCAAGAACAAGGCCCCCCAGTTCAGCTTCTTATGCCGGAAAAATGTGGTCCTCAGCATTGATTCTGATAAGACTGATGAAGTTGAGCTGCAAAATGCAGTGAAAATTGCTGTGAACCATTTGATGCCATTCGATGCAACTGTGGCTGAATACACTAGTCACGCGGACACTACAACCATCCCAGGCCACTATGTTCTATTCTGGGAAGTTAGCCTCAATGGGCCAACCCCAATTCCATCCTGTGTGTTTGAGGACTGCTGCTTGACCATGGAAGAGTCCCTCAACAGCGTGTACCGCCAAGGCCGTGTCTCGGACAAGTCGATTGGCCCTCTAGAGATAAAGATTGTTGAGCCTGGGACATTCGATAAGCTCATGGATTACGCCATTAGTTTAGGCGCGTCCATAAACCAGTACAAGACCCCGAGGTGTGTGAAATTTTCACCCATTGTTGACCTCTTGAACTCGAGGGTTGTGTCAAACCACTTTAGCCCCAAATGCCCCAAGTGGGTTCCGGGCCATAAGCAATGGAACAATCAGGATTGA